The following proteins are encoded in a genomic region of Pangasianodon hypophthalmus isolate fPanHyp1 chromosome 26, fPanHyp1.pri, whole genome shotgun sequence:
- the arl6 gene encoding ADP-ribosylation factor-like protein 6 translates to MGLFDKLAGWLGLKKKEVNVLCLGLDNSGKTTIINQLKPSNAQAQDIVPTIGFSIEKFKTSSLSFTVFDMSGQGRYRNLWEHYYKEGQAIIFVIDSSDKLRMVVAKEELDTLLNHPDVKHRRIPILFFANKMDLRDALSSVKVSQLLCLENIKDKPWHICASNAVQGEGLQEGVDWLQDQIRTMRT, encoded by the exons atggGGCTCTTCGACAAGCTGGCGGGATGGCTGGGCctgaagaagaaggaggtgAACGTGCTTTGTTTGGGTTTGGACAACAGCGGAAAGACCACCATCATCAATCAGCTGAAGCCGTCCAAC GCTCAAGCACAAGACATCGTCCCCACTATTGGATTCAGCATAGAGAAATTCAAGACGTCAAG TCTGTCGTTCACAGTGTTTGACATGTCAGGCCAGGGCAGGTATAGAAACCTATGGGAGCACTATTACAA GGAAGGACAGGCCATCATATTTGTCATTGACAGCAGTGATAAGCTGCGAATGGTGGTCGCCAAAGAAGAGCTTGATACTCTCCTTAACCATCCTG ATGTCAAACACAGGAGGATCCCCATCCTGTTCTTTGCTAATAAAATGGATCTAAGAGACGCTCTGTCCTCAGTGAAGGTCTCTCAGCTCCTCTGCCTGGAGAACATCAAAGATAAACCGTGGCACATCTG tgccAGTAACGCTGTCCAGGGGGAGGGTCTACAGGAGGGAGTCGACTGGCTGCAAG ATCAGATCCGAACCATGAGAACATGA
- the slc5a7a gene encoding high affinity choline transporter 1: MAIHVEGLVAIVIFYLLILGVGIWAAWKNKNSGVEEGADRSETIMVGGRDIGLFVGAFTMTATWVGGGYINGTAEYVYLPGFGLAWAQAPFGYAMSLVLGGLFFAKPMRSRGYVTMLDPFQQLYGKRMGGLLFIPALMGEIFWSAAILSALGATLSVIVDIDINMSVIISAFIAIFYTLVGGVYSVAYTDVVQLFCIFAGLWISVPFALSNPAVSDIGLTAVKELYQDPWLGSIESTDKWMWADNFCLLMLGGIPWQVYFQRVLSASSATYAQVLSFLAAFGCIIMAIPSILIGAIGASTDWNQTTYGPNPPMKNDESEMILPIVLQYLCPPYVSFFGLGAVSAAVMSSADSSILSASSMFARNIYQLAFRQSASDSEIVWVMRITIFVFGALATAMALLTGTVYGLWYLSSDLVYVIIFPQLLSVLFVRGTNTYGSVAGYVFGLILRVGGGEPYLKLPPFIYYPGWYVMEKVHHKTGEVEHLIMQRFPFKTVSMLASFLGNVAFSYLFKYLFESGTLSAKYDFLDAVVAKHSAEIMDRTTLVNRNVIGLNEMAPVRPRLSVTLASTFSRKETLTEEEEEDSSPESPIHENE; encoded by the exons ATGGCCATCCATGTGGAAGGGCTGGTGGCGATCGTCATCTTCTACTTACTGATCCTCGGCGTGGGAATATGGGCCGCCTGGAAGAACAAGAACTCCGGCGTGGAGGAGGGAGCGGACCGCAGTGAGACCATCATGGTCGGGGGGAGAGACATCGGACTGTTCGTGGGAGCGTTTACCATGACCG CTACGTGGGTGGGAGGTGGATACATTAACGGCACGGCTGAATATGTGTATCTGCCTGGTTTCGGCTTGGCCTGGGCGCAGGCTCCCTTTGGATACGCCATGAGTCTCGTACTGG GTGGCCTGTTCTTCGCCAAGCCCATGCGCTCCCGCGGCTACGTCACCATGTTGGACCCTTTCCAGCAGCTGTACGGAAAGCGCATGGGCGGCCTGCTCTTCATCCCCGCGCTCATGGGGGAGATCTTCTGGTCGGCCGCCATCTTATCAGCCCTCG GAGCAACACTGAGTGTCATTGTGGACATTGATATTAACATGTCAGTCATCATTTCTGCCTTCATCGCCATTTTCTACACACTGGTTGGTGGTGTTTACTCAGTGGCCTACACAGACGTGGTTCAGCTCTTCTGCATCTTTGCGGGACTG TGGATCAGTGTCCCGTTTGCGCTCTCAAACCCTGCTGTGTCTGACATCGGCCTGACTGCAGTAAAGGAGCTCTACCAAGATCCCTGGCTGGGGTCGATCGAAAGCACAGATAAATGGATGTGGGCAGACAACTTCTGCCTTCTG ATGTTGGGGGGAATTCCCTGGCAAGTCTATTTCCAACGGGTTCTTTCTGCCTCTTCAGCTACCTATGCCCAAGTCCTTTCCTTCCTGGCTGCCTTCGGCTGCATCATTATGGCCATACCCTCCATCCTGATCGGAGCTATTGGAGCCTCCACAG ATTGGAATCAGACGACCTATGGGCCAAACCCTCCTAtgaagaacgacgagtcagaaATGATTCTTCCAATCGTGTTGCAGTACCTGTGCCCTCCCTATGTCTCCTTCTTTGGGCTGGGGGCAGTGTCTGCTGCGGTGATGTCATCGGCTGACTCATCCATCCTTTCAGCCAGTTCCATGTTCGCCAGGAACATCTACCAACTGGCTTTCCGCCAGTCG GCATCAGACAGTGAGATAGTCTGGGTCATGCGGATCACCATCTTTGTTTTTGGTGCTCTGGCAACGGCCATGGCTCTCCTGACAGGTACAGTGTATGGGCTCTGGTACCTAAGCTCAGACCTGGTCTACGTGATCATCTTCCCACAGCTCCTCAGCGTCCTGTTTGTGCGAGGCACCAACACCTATGGTTCAGTGGCAGGCTACGTCTTCGGCCTGATCTTGCGCGTCGGCGGCGGTGAGCCTTACCTCAAACTGCCCCCATTTATCTACTACCCGGGCTGGTACGTCATGGAAAAGGTGCACCACAAAACGGGGGAAGTGGAACATCTGATAATGCAGAGGTTTCCTTTCAAGACGGTCTCCATGCTGGCCTCCTTCCTGGGCAACGTAGCCTTCTCCTACCTTTTCAAGTACTTGTTTGAGAGTGGCACACTGTCAGCCAAGTATGACTTCCTGGATGCGGTAGTGGCCAAGCACAGTGCTGAGATCATGGACAGGACCACGCTGGTGAACAGGAATGTTATCGGGCTGAATGAGATGGCACCAGTGCGGCCACGTCTCAGCGTCACTTTGGCCAGCACCTTCAGCAGGAAAGAAACCCTCactgaagaggaggaggaggactcCAGCCCAGAGTCTCCTATTCATGAAAATGAGTAA